A genomic window from Homalodisca vitripennis isolate AUS2020 unplaced genomic scaffold, UT_GWSS_2.1 ScUCBcl_1477;HRSCAF=5155, whole genome shotgun sequence includes:
- the LOC124371489 gene encoding uncharacterized protein LOC124371489 — MRKSNNIQSISSEVLTKIFSYVDDKDLCNNIPLVCEKWKRVSSRSLLCRDVSFEGKLISSKDICFMLHNAPQLKSVNLVSVDDVVPVLREICRCNKNVEKLTVKQCSSQGNLVPEDVLINVLSLTEISSKFGA, encoded by the exons ATGAGAAAGTCCAATAATATACAGTCTATTTCTTCTGAAGTGCtgactaaaatattttcttatgtgGATGATAAAGATTTGTGCAACAACATACCTTTAGTTTGTGAAAAGTGGAAACGTGTATCATCGCGTTCTTTATTATGCAGAGACGTAAGTTTTGAAGGAAAACTAATTTCATCGAAGGATATTTGCTTCATGTTACACAATGCTCCACAACTAAAATCTGTGAACTTGGTATCAGTTGATGATGTAGTTCCAGTTTTGAGAGAAATTTGCag ATGTAATAAGAATGTTGAAAAACTTACAGTGAAGCAATGTTCCTCTCAAGGAAATTTAGTACCTGAAGACGTATTAATCAATGTACTTTCTCTCACTGAAATCTCTTCAAAGTTTGGagcttaa